The Candidatus Tumulicola sp. region TGTAGTAAAAAGGTACTATAAATGGACTCGGGGACCTGCTTGGCGGGTCCCCGGAGTTTGCGGAAATGTAGGCGGTCGCTTCCTTATATTGCAACCGCCGGACCTCAACGGGGGGCTCGGCTCTATCGTAAAGCGAGCGGGCGAGCGGCGGCGGTGAGGTAATAGCCGTTCTCGCCGGGCGATTCGCGCCTCACTCGGTTAACGATCAAACCGAGCAAGTTGTCGATGCCGATGCTCTTCACGTAGGAGATGACCTCGCGTGTCGAGCGGCTGCCGGTGGTATCGGCCGAGACGACCAGTACCGTGCCGTCGACTTTGTCGGCCAGCAGGGCCGCATCCACCACCGGCAGCACGGCCGGCAGATCGACGATCACCACGCGGTATCCGCGCTCCTCGGCTTCCTTGAGCACGGCCTTGAAGTCCGATGTTTGTAGCAGATGGGCCGGCGAACTCACCGGGATTCCGCTCGTGATCACGTCGAGATTGGGGGTCGAAGTGGCCTTGACGCTCTCGGCAAACTTGGCTTTGCCGCCGAGCAGGTCGGCAAGACCTAGCTCGTTCTCGACGTGCAGCAGCTTGTGGAGCGACGGACGGCGCAGGTCGCCGTCGATCAACAGAACCGGTCCCTCGAACTCGGCCAGGGTACGGCCCATGTTGACCGCCACGGTGCTCTTGCCGTCGCCGGCACCCGGGCTGGTGAACGCGATCGAACGGGCGCCGCGGCCGTTGGAGCACTGCAGCGTCCGGACGATTTGCAGCAGCGATTCGAAGGCCATCGCCTCCAGCGTCGGCCGCGACTGCTGATCGGACCACGAGAGGTCGGGGATGTAACCGAGGATGTGGCGGCCGAAGCTGGCGCGCAGCTCCTCCTCGCCACGCGGGCGGCGGTCGAGCCACTCGAGCAGTGCGACCAGCGAACCGCCCAGGATGAGGCTAACGATAAAGCCGATCGCCAGGGTCATCACGCGGCTGGGCTTCGCGACGGCATCGTCGGGAGAGGCTTGTTGCGTGATCGTGACGTCGCCGATCGCAGTGCTCTTGGCGACCAGCGCGTCGCTCATGCGCTGTTGCAGCGCGTCGTACACGGCTTCGGCTTGTTTGGCATCGCGCTGTAACGCCGAGAAGCGCAACGTGTCGTCGGGCAGCGACTTGGTTTGTGCCAGCAGTTGTTTGCGCTGGATGCCGAGCTCCGTCAGACCGGCATCGTCAGCAGCGAGCTGCGTGCGGTAGTTGGCCTCAGCCTGCGAAAGTTGCTGGTAGATCGGATTGGGGACGGTGCTGGTTCCGGCTACGATTGTCGCCGGCTGCTGCGCAATCTCTTGCAGCAAGCGCGCGTGCTGGGCTTCGAGGCTCACGACCAGCGGATAGCGTTCGGTGTAGGTTCGGCGTGCCGCGCCGAGTTGCGTCTCGACGTCGGCCAACTGCGTGCGCAGCTGCTGCACGACGGGATTGGGCGCCTGCGATTCCGAGCCGGCCGTCGTGGCCTGCATGCTCGCCATTTGCGTGTCGTCGGCCTTGAGCTGCGCGCTTTGTTGGCGGCGATCCAGCATCAGCTGGCCGATACGTGCTTCGACGGAGTTCAGCGAGGCAAGCGTCGCCGTCGCCTGCGCGCCGATATCGGCGGCATGGTGACTCTTTTCGAACTGAACCATCGCCGCTTCGGCGGTTTTCTGACGGCGGGCGGCGTCGGGCATTTCCTTCGTAAGGAACTGCAGGGCGGAGTCGGCTTGCGAGGTGATCAGGCTGCGTTCGCGATCGACGAACGCGTTGGCGAAACCGTTGGCGATCTGCGCCGACATTTGCGGCGACGACCACGTGGCCGAGATGCGGATCATCGACGTGTTGTTGATCGGTTCGGCCTTGATGTGGTTCAACAGCTCTCGCGGGGTCATGTTCAGGTTGAGCGAATCGATGACCGAACGTGCGACCGGCGATTCCGTGAGCAGCTCGGCGTACGTTTCGCCCGATTGCACGCCCGAGACCACCATCAATGCGTTGAGAATCGGAAGATTCGTTGCCGAGTCCGCGGTCTGCGTGGGCTGCTTGGCCATGCCGACGATGATGCCGGCATCCGTGGTGTACGTTTTCTTCGTTGTGATCGTGAAGAGCAGCAACAACGCCAGCATGGAGCCCATCGCGATTGCGAAGACCTTCCAGCGACGCCGCGCCACCGCGGCAACCTCGTTCATCAACGCCGATGCGTTGTTGGAGTGCGACGCCTTGAGCGACGTCGTCAGGGCGGTACGGTAAATGTCAGCCATGGTTAGAATCCTACGATCATGCGAAGAATGTTGAAGACGTTGCCGGGATTGGTTCCGGGCTTTCTCGCTTGCGGAACGTACACGACGTCGCCGTTTTGCAAGCGCGGATCCGACGCCAGCTGCCCGTGCTGCAAGGCGTCGTACAGGTTGATTTCCTGCGACGTCGTGCCGGTCGGTGTGGTCCGCGTGACATAGATGTGATTGAGGTCGGCCTGCGCGTTCACGCTGTTACCGGCTTTGGCGATCGCGACGCTGAGCCGGTCGCCTTCGTGCATCTGGACGTCCCCGGGATGGTCGACGGCGCCGACGACTTCGATTGCGAAGGTCGAGCGCGATTGTACGTACACCACCGCGTTATCCGACAACGCGAGATCCTCGCTGTCGTCGCCTTGGCGCAGGAGCTTTTCGAGCGAGATCGTTTGCACGGCGTCGTTGGGGTTCTGCACGCGTGCGATCGGAAGCGGTCCGACCAGCGACGTGTCCAGTCCGCCGGCAGCCGCCAGAGCGTCGGACAGCTTACCACTGGAACGCAGCAGGTATTTGCCGGGCGTCTTGACGTCGCCGAGCATCAGCACGCTGATCTGTCCTTGGGTCGTTACTTCGACGGTGACCATCGGCTTACGGATGTACGAGGCGAGTTTATGCGACAGCATCTGCTCCGACGCCGAGGTGGTGAGCCCACCGAAATGGACGCGTCCAACCAGCGGCAGATCGGCCGAACCGTCGGGAAGAACGGTGACGGTTTGCGTTAACGTAGATTCTCCGTAGACCGCTACGGCGAGTTGATCGCCGGGATGGATCACGTACGTGCTCGGACTCGCGGCGAACGCGGCCGCTTGTGCGGCGGCGAAGGCGATGACGAACGCGGCAGTTCCTATCAGACGACGCATGAAGGACTCCTTATGCATTTGCAAAGTTCTCCTCAGTACTGACCGAGGGTACCGTCGTGACGTCCGCGCTGCACCGTGCGCGCGAAGACCCACAACGAAAGGGGAAGCAAAACGGCCGTCAAGCCGACCATCCACAACACTTCGAGGCGCAGGCTCCACAGCGAAGCGCCGTAGATCGCTCCGCGAAAACCGTTGAGCGCGTGCGTGATCGGCAGCATCCAGCCAATGCCCTGGACCACGAGCGGCAGTTTGGTCAACGGCAAGTATACTCCGCCGAACAAACTGGTTGCGCTGTTCACCGCGAACGCCAGCGGCTGCGTCTTTTTGAATACCATGGTCGCAGCCGCTGCTAAGACGCCGAGCGGCGAGACCGCGGCGATCGTCAGCAGAACGAACACGATCCCGGTGAGCCAGTTCATGTGATGCAGGTTGAGACCGAAGCACATCGCCAGCAAGAAATACGCAACGACGCGAGCCAGCGTCAGCGAGAACGACCACAGGCCGGTGCCCAGCGCGATCAGCGCCAGCGGCGTCGGCGTTGCGAGCATCGCCTCCAGCGTGCCGGTGGTCTGTCCCTCGCGAATCGATTCGGCGAAACTCAGGATCGCGTTGTTTTGAAACGTCACGAACGCGAAGCTCACGACCAGATACGTAAAGTAGCTGCCGGTCTGCCCGTTCGCGCCGAACGACGACGACGGTGCGACGATCATCGACAGGTAATACGCGATGGTTACTTCGACCGCGATCGCCACCCATTGCGAATGGAAGTAGGCCGGATACGAGATGGCCATTTTCAAATCGCGGGTAAAGATCGCGCCGAGCCTCGTGAACGCGATGCCGCCGAACGGCGACCTGGAGCGAACGTTAGTTGCCATGAGTAATCGCCTTGAAGAGTTCGATCGGCGACTGATCGACGACCGAGAAGGAACGCATGCGCTCGCGGGCGCCGCCCGTGAGGCGCATCAAATCGTTGAGCGAGCCGTCCTCGACGGCATCCAGCTCGAGCACCGTCGTTCCGTTCACGTGCGTGGTGGTAACGAAGTGCCCGTTGGCTTGTAAGTCGGCAGTAATGCCGTGCGCGGCTCCTTCGAACTCGATACGGTAGCGCGTCGCGCGCCTGACGGGATCGAGCTCCGAGGGCGGTCCGATGGCCACGATCGTTCCGTGGTTGACGATCGCGACGCGGGTGCAAATCGCCCACGCTTCTTCCAAAATGTTGGTCGCCAGGATCACGGTTTTGCCATCGCGCTTAACTAAATCGTCGCGAATCATTCGGCGAAGTTCGTCGGAGTGAATCGGATCGATGGCGCGCGTCGGTTCGTCGAAAAACAAAATCGGCGGCTCGGCCAGCAGCGCGCGCGCGACGATCAAGCGTTGCCGCATGCCGGTCGAGAACGTACCGAAACGCCGGTCGATCGCTTCGGATAATCCGACTTGCTCGAGCGTTTCGGCGATGCGGCGTTGCAAGAGTTTTCCTTGCAGGCCGGCCAGCGCGCCGAAGAACTTGAGATTTTCGCGCGCCGACAGGCGGAAGTAGAAGCTGCGATCGTCGCTCGTACAAAAACCGATCAGCTTGCGGGCGTCGGCCGCGCGGCGCGCGATGTCGAGGCCTTCGACCTCGATGGAACCGCCGTCGGGCAACGTCAGCGTAGCCATCATCTTGAGCAGCGTGGTCTTGCCGACGCCGTTCGGCCCGAGCAATCCCAACAGTTCGCCGCGCCGCACGTTCAAGTTGACGTCGTGCAGCACTTGGCGAAACTTCTTGGGGGCGCCGGGCAGCAAATCGCGCACGCTGTTGGCGAGCGGGAAGCTTTTTCCGACGTTGCGGACGGCGATCGAAACGCCGTCAGTTCGTTGCGACATGAAACCTCGAATATAGAGCGGCATGTTGGCGCGCGGTCCAACGAATGTCGAAGCGGCTGCGCGCCGCGGCGTAGGCCGCGTCCACCGCACGCATCGACGACACGCGATCTTCCAGCCAGTCGCCCAATGCGATGGCGACGTCGGCTGGTTCGTAACTTGGAGCGATGCAGCCGAAGGCGCCGTCCTCGAGCAGTTCGGATGCGCCGTTCCAGGGGGTCGACACGATCGCCAGCCCCGAGTACATCGCTTCCAGAATCGTGAGCGGCATCGCTTCGTTGAGCGACGTCACGAGCAACGCATCGCAGCGGCGCATCAGATCGTCGACATCGTCGCGATATCCCAAGAACCGGATCGAGTCCGCAACCCCCAGCGAAATCGCCAGATGACGGAGCTGCTCTTCGTCTTCGCCGGCACCCACGAAGGCCAACACGTAGCGATGGTTGGGACGGCGATGCCGCAGTTCGGCCAGCGCGCGAACCGCGAGCTGTTGATTCTTAACCTTCGCTAACCGGCCGACTTGCACGATCAGCTTGGAGCCTTCGGGCACCGGCGGATCGATTTTGGCCAGTGCGCGGCGCGAGCGCCGCACCGGGCGCGGAACGCCGTTCGGAATCACGACCACACGATCGGCCGGAACCGCATCTTCAGCGACGAGCCGGCGTGCCAGGGTGTTGGAAAACGTTACCACCGCGTCGGTAGAGTGGTGCAGCGCGGTGTTCACCGCGCGTTGGATCGGACGGCCTTCGAAGCTGCTATCGTGCTCGGTGTGCACGATGCTCCGAACGCCGGCCAAACGGGCGGCCAGACGGCCCCAAATCTTTCCGTGATAGCCGTGCGTGTGCACGACCGCCGGCTTGCACTCGCGGATCACGCGAACCATTCGCCACAAGAAACCGATGTCGTAGCGCGACTTCCGCGCCACCGTAAGCACTGGAATACGTCCAAAATCCGTCGAGTCGCTCTTGATGGTCATTACCGCAACCGGAACGCCGAGCTGATCGAGTTCTTTGGCCAGCGAAAGAACGAAATGTTCGGTGCCGTAATTCTGCGATCCACAGATCACGTGCATGACCGACCCCGATCTACTAAGCGGCATACAAGCCGGTAACCTCATCGACCCAGCGGCGCAGTCCGAAGCGCGCGCGGGCCGGCGCGGTTTCATCGTAGCGTTGAAAAGCGGCGCTTCCTAACGCGTTGCGAATCTGCAACGGTTCGTTGGGCACCAAGGTGGCTCGGACGCCTGCGCGTACGACCTCTGCGAGCGCGGGGATGTCGCTGGCGACGATCGGCAATCCGGTCGAAAACGCCTCGAGCATCGTGAACGGCGTCCCTTCGCGGCGGCTCGGCATTGCGAGCACGTCGGACGCCCAATACAGCGGCGCGCTATCGCTTGCGAACGGCACGTTAACGGTGCGCACGCGTTTGGAAAATTCGGCCGTCGCTTCGTCGGACATTCCGACACCGAGCAGCGTGATCGACGGTTTCTGA contains the following coding sequences:
- a CDS encoding ABC transporter ATP-binding protein, which codes for MSQRTDGVSIAVRNVGKSFPLANSVRDLLPGAPKKFRQVLHDVNLNVRRGELLGLLGPNGVGKTTLLKMMATLTLPDGGSIEVEGLDIARRAADARKLIGFCTSDDRSFYFRLSARENLKFFGALAGLQGKLLQRRIAETLEQVGLSEAIDRRFGTFSTGMRQRLIVARALLAEPPILFFDEPTRAIDPIHSDELRRMIRDDLVKRDGKTVILATNILEEAWAICTRVAIVNHGTIVAIGPPSELDPVRRATRYRIEFEGAAHGITADLQANGHFVTTTHVNGTTVLELDAVEDGSLNDLMRLTGGARERMRSFSVVDQSPIELFKAITHGN
- a CDS encoding glycosyltransferase translates to MHVICGSQNYGTEHFVLSLAKELDQLGVPVAVMTIKSDSTDFGRIPVLTVARKSRYDIGFLWRMVRVIRECKPAVVHTHGYHGKIWGRLAARLAGVRSIVHTEHDSSFEGRPIQRAVNTALHHSTDAVVTFSNTLARRLVAEDAVPADRVVVIPNGVPRPVRRSRRALAKIDPPVPEGSKLIVQVGRLAKVKNQQLAVRALAELRHRRPNHRYVLAFVGAGEDEEQLRHLAISLGVADSIRFLGYRDDVDDLMRRCDALLVTSLNEAMPLTILEAMYSGLAIVSTPWNGASELLEDGAFGCIAPSYEPADVAIALGDWLEDRVSSMRAVDAAYAAARSRFDIRWTARQHAALYSRFHVATN
- a CDS encoding polysaccharide biosynthesis tyrosine autokinase, producing the protein MADIYRTALTTSLKASHSNNASALMNEVAAVARRRWKVFAIAMGSMLALLLLFTITTKKTYTTDAGIIVGMAKQPTQTADSATNLPILNALMVVSGVQSGETYAELLTESPVARSVIDSLNLNMTPRELLNHIKAEPINNTSMIRISATWSSPQMSAQIANGFANAFVDRERSLITSQADSALQFLTKEMPDAARRQKTAEAAMVQFEKSHHAADIGAQATATLASLNSVEARIGQLMLDRRQQSAQLKADDTQMASMQATTAGSESQAPNPVVQQLRTQLADVETQLGAARRTYTERYPLVVSLEAQHARLLQEIAQQPATIVAGTSTVPNPIYQQLSQAEANYRTQLAADDAGLTELGIQRKQLLAQTKSLPDDTLRFSALQRDAKQAEAVYDALQQRMSDALVAKSTAIGDVTITQQASPDDAVAKPSRVMTLAIGFIVSLILGGSLVALLEWLDRRPRGEEELRASFGRHILGYIPDLSWSDQQSRPTLEAMAFESLLQIVRTLQCSNGRGARSIAFTSPGAGDGKSTVAVNMGRTLAEFEGPVLLIDGDLRRPSLHKLLHVENELGLADLLGGKAKFAESVKATSTPNLDVITSGIPVSSPAHLLQTSDFKAVLKEAEERGYRVVIVDLPAVLPVVDAALLADKVDGTVLVVSADTTGSRSTREVISYVKSIGIDNLLGLIVNRVRRESPGENGYYLTAAARPLALR
- a CDS encoding polysaccharide biosynthesis/export family protein; translation: MRRLIGTAAFVIAFAAAQAAAFAASPSTYVIHPGDQLAVAVYGESTLTQTVTVLPDGSADLPLVGRVHFGGLTTSASEQMLSHKLASYIRKPMVTVEVTTQGQISVLMLGDVKTPGKYLLRSSGKLSDALAAAGGLDTSLVGPLPIARVQNPNDAVQTISLEKLLRQGDDSEDLALSDNAVVYVQSRSTFAIEVVGAVDHPGDVQMHEGDRLSVAIAKAGNSVNAQADLNHIYVTRTTPTGTTSQEINLYDALQHGQLASDPRLQNGDVVYVPQARKPGTNPGNVFNILRMIVGF
- a CDS encoding ABC transporter permease, with product MATNVRSRSPFGGIAFTRLGAIFTRDLKMAISYPAYFHSQWVAIAVEVTIAYYLSMIVAPSSSFGANGQTGSYFTYLVVSFAFVTFQNNAILSFAESIREGQTTGTLEAMLATPTPLALIALGTGLWSFSLTLARVVAYFLLAMCFGLNLHHMNWLTGIVFVLLTIAAVSPLGVLAAAATMVFKKTQPLAFAVNSATSLFGGVYLPLTKLPLVVQGIGWMLPITHALNGFRGAIYGASLWSLRLEVLWMVGLTAVLLPLSLWVFARTVQRGRHDGTLGQY